One part of the Candidatus Methylomirabilota bacterium genome encodes these proteins:
- a CDS encoding SAM-dependent chlorinase/fluorinase, whose amino-acid sequence MVPIITLTTDFGLQGSYVAEMKAVILGLVRAVQLVDVTHEVEPQQVAEGALLLEAAAPFFPPGTIHVAVVDPGVGTARRGLVVATAGQLFVGPDNGLFTPLLARGGWAAFELAAPEYRLPVVSRTFHGRDVFAPAAAHLALGVPPERFGPPVGDPVCLPWPAPRPVAGGVAGTVIHIDRFGNLVTSIDAGHLEAVAAGRGGGGTVRIAGRALPLVGTYADLPPGRAGALVGSRNRLEVVVRDGSAAARLRARRGTPVVLSRTTLVAKTKRPRSRS is encoded by the coding sequence GTGGTCCCCATCATCACGCTCACGACGGACTTCGGCCTCCAGGGCAGTTATGTCGCGGAGATGAAGGCGGTCATCCTCGGCCTCGTGCGCGCCGTGCAGCTGGTCGACGTGACCCACGAGGTGGAGCCGCAGCAGGTTGCCGAGGGCGCGCTTCTGCTCGAGGCCGCCGCGCCCTTCTTTCCCCCGGGCACGATTCACGTCGCCGTCGTCGATCCGGGCGTCGGCACCGCCCGCCGTGGCCTCGTGGTGGCCACGGCCGGTCAGCTCTTCGTCGGACCGGACAACGGCCTCTTCACGCCCCTGCTGGCGCGGGGCGGCTGGGCGGCGTTCGAGCTGGCGGCACCGGAGTATCGGCTACCCGTGGTGAGCCGTACCTTCCACGGGCGTGACGTCTTCGCACCGGCCGCCGCCCACCTGGCCCTCGGCGTTCCCCCCGAACGGTTCGGTCCGCCGGTCGGCGATCCCGTGTGCCTGCCGTGGCCGGCGCCGCGCCCGGTCGCGGGGGGCGTCGCCGGGACCGTCATCCACATCGATCGCTTCGGAAACCTGGTGACCTCCATCGACGCCGGTCACCTCGAGGCGGTCGCCGCCGGCCGCGGCGGGGGAGGAACGGTGCGGATCGCGGGCCGCGCCCTGCCCCTCGTCGGCACCTACGCCGATCTGCCGCCGGGCCGCGCCGGCGCGCTGGTGGGCTCGCGGAACCGGCTCGAGGTCGTGGTCCGCGATGGAAGCGCCGCGGCGAGGCTCCGGGCCCGCCGCGGCACCCCGGTCGTGCTCAGCCGGACGACGCTGGTGGCGAAGACGAAGCGGCCGCGGAGCCGCTCGTAG